Genomic segment of Meiothermus cerbereus DSM 11376:
TTTCATAACAGGCGTTCAATGCACCATACTGAATGGCGTGTGGTGAAAGAGGTGAGGTGTGTATGTTCTTACTCGTAGGCATCGTAGTAGCTATCCTGGGAATCTTTTTGCTGGCTCAACCGGGTGGCCGGCGCGCCCTGGGGGTGCCGCTCCTCATAGCCGGTCTGGCCATAGCAGCCATATCGCAAAGCTTTGTGGTGGTTCCGGCGGGCCACGTGGGGGTGGTGTTCAACGTGTTTGGCGGCGTTCAGCCTTCTCCCCTGGGCGAAGGTTTTCGCATTGTGATACCCGGCATTCAAAGCGTAATTCTCTACGATGCCCGCCTAAAGGAGGTAACCCTGGCTAAGGGGCCAGCCCCAGCCGGTGCCAGCAGCCCCGGCGAGGACGCCATCAATGCGCGCAGTAAGGAAGGGCTGGAAATCGGGGTAGACATCACGGTGCAGTACCGCATCAAGCGCGACGAGGCCCCGCAGCTTCACCGCAACCTAGGGCCAGGCTACCTGGATACCCTGATCGTGCCGCAGATCCGCAGCAAGGTGCGCGACGCAGTGGGCCTGTTCAACGCTGCCGAGCTGATCAGCACGCAAAGAACCCAGCTCGAGGCCGCCGTTACCAAAGAGCTGCGCGAAGACCTGGGGGCCCAGCATATCGAGCTCATCTCGGTGCTGTTGCGCCGAATTGATATCCCGCCTTCGGTGGCCAAGGTCATCGAGGAGAAGCAGACTGCTGAACAGCAGGTACAGGTTGAGATTAACCGCCGCCAGCAGGCCGAAATTGCTGCCCAGCGGGCCGTGGTACAGGCCAAGGGCGAGCGCGATGCCGCCATTTTACGGGCCGAAGGCGAGGCCCAGGCCATCCGGTTGCGGGGTGAGGCCCTGCGGCAAAGCCCGCAGGTCATCCAGCTTACAGTGGCCGAAAAACTGGCCCCCAACATCAACACCATCATGGTGCCCACCACCGGTAACTTCCTGCTGGATTTGCGCAGTCTGCAAAACCTCAGCCAGCCAGCCCAGCCCGCACGCTAGGGGGCAGCCTCGCGCGGCTTTAGGCGAACCGTAGCGCCAGGCCCAATCCGGTTCTGGGCAAACCAGCCCTGTTTTACCTCGAGCACCTGTCTGTACACCACCCCCGGCTCGTAGACGCGACAGCCGTTGCCCTGGGGGGGTGTGGGGCAGGGCTCGACCTCGAGGATGGTCAGGACTTTACCCCGGCTATCCAAAAAGGCCACTGTGACTGGAGTCTTGAGGCCTAGCCCTGTCCAGCCGTCATCGCGGGGCTGCATAAAGCTATACAGAATGCCCCGGTCGGCCTGCGGACTTTGCCGAGGCAAGGTAACCCCCCTGGGGTTGATCAGCCTGTACACCGACAGCTCCACGGTTCCGCCAGGGCTGGTGATGCGCGCCACCGCTGTGGGTGTGAGCGGCATACGCTCTGGCGAGCGGTTCAGGATTTGACCCGCCAAAAAGTAGCCCGTTGTGGATAGCGCCACCGCCAGGGCCAAGAGCCCCAGGCCGTACCCTCGCAGATGCCCCTGACTCATGGGTTTGACACCACTTCAATCTCGAATAAAAAAGGCCATAGTTTACCGGTTACAAAAATACGCTGGTTCTGGCTGTCGTAGGCAATGCCGTTGAGCACGGCATCGGGGTTGGGGTTGCGGGCTTGGGCCAGCAGGGACAGCCCGGTCAGATCGAGCCAGGCTTCCACGTTACCGCTCTGAGGGTTGATGATGGCGATGCGGTGGGTCATCCAGATGTTGGCCCAGATGCGGCCCTGGATGTACTCGAGCTCGTTGAGGCGGGTCACCGGCTGCCCCCCCGCCCGCACCGTGAGGGTGCGCTCGGGCCGCAGGGTGCGGGGGTTCAGAAAGAAGAGCTGGGCCGAGCCATCCGACATAATCAGGCGTTGTCCGTCGTGGGTGAGGCCCCAGCCCTCGGTCTGGTAAGTAAAACGCCCCACCGGGTTGAAGTTCAGGTCGTAGATAAAGCCTTCCTGGTTTTGCCAGGTGAGCTGGTACAGGCGGTTTTGAAACAGGGTAATGCCCTCGCCAAAATACTTCTGCGGCAGCACCCGGCTTTGCAACACCCGCCCAGTCTTGAGTTCAACTTTACGCAGGCTGGACTGACCATAAAGGCCGGTGCCCTCGTACAAAAAACCTTGGTGGTAGATGAGCCCCTGGGTAAAGGCCTGGGGGTCGTGGGGGTAGGTGCCCACGATTCGGAAGCCCCAGACCGGAATCTGGGGCTGGGCCAGGGCCATCCCCAGCAGGGCCAGGAGGGTAAAGAACGCTCGAGCCACGCCTTTTACCTTACCGCAAGCCCCCAAAGATGAATGAGACCGGGGTCAAGGATTATCCAGTCCGGCCTCGGCCAGCAGGTTTTGTAGATGGCCCTTTAGCTCTTCGAACAGGGCCTTCGGGGGCTGGGTTGCGTCCAGCACCACAAAGCGCTGGGGTTCGGCCTGGGCCAGCTCGAGGTAGCCCTGCCGCACCCGCTGGTGAAACTCCAGAGGCTCGCGCTCGAGGCGGTCGTGCCCTTCAAAGCGCTCCAAACCCACCTCGGGCGGCAGGTCGAACAGGAAGGTTTTGCGGGGCTTTATACCCTGGGTCGCACCCGAGGCCACCGCCTGCAGCCAGCCCAGGTTCAGCCCCCGCCCATAACCCTGGTAGGCCAGCGAGGAGTCCAGCCAGCGGTCGCACAGCACCACCCTACCCCTCTCCAGAGCGGGTCGAATGAGGGTCTGCATGTGCTCGGCGCGGTCGGCGGAGTAGAGCAGGTACTCGGCCTCGAAGCACATGTGGTCTTGGTGGAGCAGCAACTCTCGGATAGCCTGTCCCAGACGGGTGCCGCCCGGCTCACGGGTCAGCACCACCTCGCGGCCCTTTTCCCTCAGCCAGTCCGCCAGCAAGCGGGCCTGGGTGGACTTGCCCGCCCCTTCCGGGCCCTCAAAGGTGATGAACAAACCTTTCATAGTCCGGTCGGATGCTCGAGGAAAACCCACGGCAGGCCAAACTCCTGCTCCAGCCGGGCCGCCAGGGCCTTGACCCCGAAGGTCTCGCTGTCGTAGTGGCCGGCATAAATCACGTTGATACCCAGCTCAAAGGGCTCGTGGTAGTGGGCGTGCGAGGGCTCGCCGGTGATATAGAGGTCGCAGCCCAGGGCTTTAGCCAGCCCCACGTCGCCCGCTCCACCCCCCGAAACGATACCCACGCGGCGCACCGCCTCCAGTCCGGCCCGAACCACCAGGGGTTGCATGCCGGTCAGTTCACCGATGCGCTCTTCTACCAGGGCCAGTGGCTGTGGCTCGGCAAAGTGGCCTACCCAGCCGATGTTGCCATACTTGGGGTGGGGAAAGGGCTCCAGGCTTTGCAGCCCCAGCTCGCGGGCCAGGACAGCGTTGTTGCCCACTTCGGGGTGGGCATCCAGCGGGAGATGGGCCGTGTAAAGGTTGATTCCCGCCGAAAAAAGTTTTTCCAGCCGCTTCTTCTGGTGGCCCACAATTGGGAATTGCTGCCCCCAAAAGAGCCCGTGGTGGGTAATCAAAAAATCCACCTGGGCCAGGGCAGCCTTATCAAAAATCGCCTGAGCTGCGTCTACCGAGACCCCTATTCGACGTACCTCGGCCCTGCCCTCCACCTGCAACCCATTGAGCGAGGGATCTTTGAAGTCGTGGATTTTGAGATACTCATCCAGCCAACGTACTAAAACATCGCGGTACATAGCTGTCAGTCTAAAGCCGAAGTTGCCCAGCTAAAAGCACAAGGCCGTTTATGTGCCTTCCCTCAATGCCTCGCGAACTTCTTCTACTTCGTTCCAGGGGATGGTTTCGGTGCCCCGCTCGAGCGTCCGCTCGTGGCCTTTGCCGCTAAAGAGCAAGGTATCACCCGGTTGGGCTTCCCGCACTGCATAGCGGATGGCTTCACGCCGGTCGGGTATCAGGGCAAAGCGGCGGGGGTCGCCGTGGGCCTGGGCCATGGTCTCTAAAATGGCCTCGAGCGACTCGGTGCGATGGTCTTCCTCGGTGAAGACGGCAAAATCTGCCAGTTGAGCCGCCACCCGGCCAATGCCCACCCGACGGCTGGGGTCCTGGTTGCCGGCAGCCCCGATCACCACCAGCAGGCGGCCCTGGGTGGTGGGGCGCAGGGTCTTGAGGGCGGCCTCGAGGCTGGCCCCGGTGTGGGCAAAGTCCACAATCACCCGAAAGGGCTCGCTCTGCACAAGCTGCATCCGGCCCGGCACGCCGGGGAAGCCGGCCAGGCCCGCCTGAAGCTGCTCTACCGAAAGTCCCATCCGGGCCGCAGCCGCCATCGCGGCCAGGGCGTTGTCGGCATTAAAGCTCCCCACCATTGGCACCTGCACAGCAAAAGTTCCAATGGGTGAGGCCACCTCGAAGTGCAGTCCATCGCTTCTTTGCTCCAGGTGCTGGGCCCGCCAGTCGCCCTCTGCGCCATACGTCCAGGTATCGGAGCGCCCCGCCAACGACCTCGTCCAGGGGTTGTCGCGGTTGACGATGGCGAACCTCGAGCGCTCCAGCAGCTTCTTTTTCTCGGCAAAGTAGTTTTCCATACTGCCGTGCAGGTCGAGGTGGTCTTCGTAGAGGTTGGTGAAGATGCCCACCTGATACTCCAGTCCCCGCACCCGCTCCAGCGCCAGGGCATGGCTGCTCACCTCGAGCACGGCCTGCTTGCAGCCTGCCGCCACAAACCGCTGCAGCATCTCCTGTACCTGCGGCGCTTCGGGAGTGGTAAAGTGGCCGGGCAAGAAAAGCTCTTCGTCACCAATTTTGATCCCCACCGTGGAAAGCCGCCCCACCGGCGGATGGGCCGCTTGCAACAGGTGATGCAGCAAGACCGTAACGGTGGTTTTGCCTTTGGAGCCCGTGACCCCCAGCAGCTCTAACTTGTGGGCCGGATACCCCCAGAACGCCGCCGACAAGTCGGCCAAGGCCGCCCGCGAGTCCGAAACCTGCAGGTAGGGCACATTTAGGCGCAGCGCCCGCATCCCCACCACCGCCACCGCCCCGTTCTGGATGGCCTGGGGAATGTAGTCGTGCCCGTCGAACGGCTTGCGGCTGGGCAGGGGCACGCCGGGAACGGCCACAAACACAAAACCAGGCTGCACCAGGCGCGAGTCGTGGGTTATACCCAGAGCCTCCTGGGCCGGGCCGCTCTGACCGAATAGCGCAAAAAGCTCTTTGAGGGTAGGCATCCAGAACTCCCGCCTATGTTTTACCGGAAGTCGCCCCCATAAGCTACCCTGGGGGATTTTGTCTTCGCGTTATGGGAACATTCCGCAAATCTACTGCATAGAGGTAGCCCCTGGCCGCTTTATGCCCATGCTGCAGATCTACGCTTTCTTCCCCAACTGGCTGGTGAACCGGGGCTGGGTGCGCACACGCCTGGAGTACAAAGGCCCTGCAACCAAGGTCGAGGCCGTTTATCAGCGGGGTGCCGAACGCTTCAAGCTCGAGCTCGACCAGCAGGGCCGGAGCGAACGCTATAAGCTCGAGATCGATTTTTGAGCGGTTTGGGGGAAAACTCGGCACCTGAAGTTGCGGTAAGCCGTGGCTACAGGCGGGGTCAGAAAAAAATCAATCCCCCCAGGACGGGGGGGCGAATATGCCTGGGCAAAATGCAGGGGGAATTTGGCGCCAGGTTAGGTGCTTGGCCCCGAGGGGTTCCAATGGGAACCTTATGAGCAGGGGTGGCTCAGGGCCAAGCAACAGTAGCCTAGCAACAAGTTATGCAAAAGATATTGAAGCCTGTGCAAACCACATAAGGCCGAAAAAGTCTGTGGCATCCTGAAGGCGATGTACCGCGCCTACTCCACCTCCCACTGTGTGCTCGAGCTGCCCGAATACCATCCGTTCCCAAAATACAAGTACGCCGGGGTGGCTGAGGCCCTGCAAAGCCACCTCGAGGTTCGTCCAGCCCCAGCCATCAGCTGGGAGACCCTAGCCCTGGCCCACAGCCAGGACTACCTGCAAAAGCTTCGCCTGGAAGGGCTAAGCCGCCAGGAGTCGCACAAGGTTGGGCTGCCCTGGAGCCAGAGCCTGCTAACACGGGCCCTGCACGCGGCTGGGGGCACCCTGGCCGCTACCCTGGATGCCCTGCAAACCGGGCTGGGCTTCAACCTGGCCGGAGGAACCCACCACGCCTATTCGGATCGGGCCGAGGGCTACTGTCTGTTCAACGATGTGGCCGTGGCCCTGGCCCACCTGCGGGCCCAGGGCTGGCAGGGCAGGGCGTTGATCGTAGACCTGGACGCCCATCAGGGCAATGGCACCGCGGCCTTTTTTCGCGACGACCCCACCGTGTTCACCCTATCGGTACACGCTGAGCGCAACTACCCACTCAAAAAAGAGCAGAGCGACCTGGACGTGGGCCTAGAGGATGCCACCGGGGATAAAGCCTACCTCGAGGCCCTGGAGCCTGCGCTGGAACAGGCCTTCAGCCACCAGCCCGATCTGGTCTTCTTCAACGCGGGGGTAGATGTGCTGCAAAACGACCGCTTTGGTCGCCTGGGGCTTAGCCTGCAAGGGCTGGCCGAGCGGGATCGGCGCGTTCTGGAAAAAACCCAGCAGGCCAATCTGCCTTTGGTCATCGTGATGGGCGGCGGCTACAACCGCGACCCCCAGACCACCATCGCAGGCCATGCCCAAACCTACCGGCTGGCGCTCGAGGTTCTAGGAACGCGCTAGTCCACTTCGCCCAACGCGGTCTTCACCTTTTTTGCCGCTGCACGAAAATGAAAATGCGTCTTCCAGGGGGTGGCGTGAGCCATAGCCACAGTGTGGCTAACCTAGCCCAGACGCATGTTTTCGAGTGCCCTAGCGGCAAAAAATCCGCCCTGAACAGTACTTGTTATGATCGGGATTTTACCATTCCCTCTAAAGACCGCTCTAAACTGGGGCTTTCGCTATTGACAAGGAGGCGATGCCCAAGCGATGGCCTGGACAACCATTTGAACCAGTGAGCACCACTGGACAATGCTTTTTTCGCCAAACGGAGTGAGGGGTTTGCGCCAGGCTTCACAGCGATGCACCTCATTGAAGTGCGCCTACGTGAAGCCAGCATTCCCGCCTCCAGTTCAAACTGCTTTATAACCAGCTCGCAGGGTGGTTCAGGAACGCCCAGAAAAACTTTCCAGCAACTCGGCTAGCCGGTTTCGGTTAAGGTAGTGTTGTTCGGCACTCTGCTTGAGCAACAGCAAATCCAGTTTGTTGTTGAGCCCTGCGTCTATCAGGGGCTGCAGGAAACGGCGATCCCCTACGCTGGCACACACGGCCTCGGCAAGTTCGCGCGTTTGCCGCAACACCTTCCGGGCGCGGGCATCCCCCATCGCGGCCATCTGGGTAACGGTTTCGGCCAGGCTCATGGTCTTGCTAATTTAGCCCCTGGTGATAAAAAGTGAATTAACACCAGAGCAAACTACTGGACGGCATGGGCGTAGCAGGTTCCAGTGTTCAGAGCGTTCTTCGCAAATATTGAGCTGCTTACAGCTTGATTGCTTTGTCCTGCACTGCACAGTTGTCTCCCAGAGGGGAGGCCCCGTCTGTGAAGAGTGCGATAAAATCTGTATTCGTGAAGCTTTTGAACGAAGCCGAGGTGCGGGTACTGGGCACCCTGATCGAGAAGCAGTACGCCACCCCCGACCACTACCCCATGACCGAGAATGCCATCCGGCTGGGGGCCAACCAAAAAAACAACCGTAACCCCGTCACCCACTTGAGTGAAGCAGAGGTGCGCGAAGCCCTCGACGCGCTACAGCACAAGCGGCTGTGCGGCATGTTCCGCGAGCATGGCGCACGAGCACCCAAATACCGGCAGTTTTTAGATAGGGAGTTTAAGCTCGAGCCCCCCGCCACCATCCTGATGGCCCTGCTGATGCTGCGCGGTCCCCAGACCTTAGGCGAGCTGCGAACCAGGGCCGAGAGCATGAACCACAGGTTTGCTTCGTTGCAAGAGGTTGAAGCAGTAGTGCAGTCCTTGATAAGCCTGGCACCCCATCCGCTCGTAACCCAGCTCGAGCGCCAGCCGGGCGAGCGGGAGGTACGCTACGCGCACCTTCTTGCCGGCACACCGGCCCCCATCATTCGGATGGAAAGCAGAAGTGAGCTCGAGCGCCGCCTCGAGGCTCTGGAGGTCGAAGTACGCGACCTGCGCATCCAGCTGGAAGAGCTCAAAAAAGCCCTGGGCGGCTAAAAATCCGGCAGGTCTTGGGGACGGTTGGCATTCAAGAACAAGTGGGGGCCAAAACGGGCCTCGAGCGCCTCCTTATCCAGCACCACCAGGGGGATGCTGCGCAAAAGGGCCTGCATTTTGAGCTCCCCCGCCTCGAGCCGACGCAAGACCTCGGGCTCGAGCGACTTGTGATAGAAAGCCCCCAGCGGCTCGAAAAAACTGCCTGAAGCCGCCACCACCGCCTGGCTGTCGGGCCTGGCCTGGCTCAGCATGAACCGCCAGAAATCCTGGGTTAGAAAAGGTTGGTCGCAGGCCGCAATCGCTACCCAGTCGTACCTGGCGTGGGCCAGCGCAGCGTGCAGGCCCGTAAGGGTATCCCCCCCAGACCTGAGGTCTGGGTACATCGTCCCCAAGCCAGGGTAAGGCCGGTTAGCAACCACAAAGGACTCCGAGGCTCCTGCCATAGATTCCAAAACCCAGGCAACAAGGGGTTTTCCCCGGTATGCATACAAAGCCTTGTCCTGCCCAAACCGACTGGACGCTCCCCCTGCTAAAATGGCCCCACTCCACTGCATTTGCTGCTAGTATAACCGAATGGTTGAATTTCCCGTTGGTCATGAGTTTTTTGTGATATTCCTGACAGTATCCTGACATGGGGCTGACAAGCTATAGGCGTTCGTGGTGCCGAAGCGCATCACAAATCAAACAGGAGGCGTTAATGAAAAAACTGCTAATAGCCACCACTACACTCTTGGGTCTGGCCAGCTCCGGCCTGGCCCAGGTGAGCTTGACCGGGGCTGGGGCCACCTTTCCCTTCCCGGTTCTCGCCAAATACTTTGACGAATACCTAAAAGTAACCAACGGCCAGGTGCGTGTTAACTATCAGTCCATCGGCTCGGGTGGGGGACAGCGTCAGCTTATCGAACAAACCGTGCACTTCGGGGTTTCCGATAACCCCTTCAACGACCAGCAGATGGCCGACATTCGCAAGAACACCGGTTCACCCGCGCTTAACATCCCGTTCGTGCTGGGAGCCGTGGTACCCACCTACAACCTTCCGGGCGTAACGCAGCGTCTCGTCTTTAGTGGGGAGCTATTGGCCGACATCTTCCTGGGCAATATCAAAACCTGGAATGACCCCGCCATTGTCAAACTGAACGAAGGTGTGCGGCTTCCTCCTCTGCCAATCACCGTAGTACACCGCTCCGACGGCTCGGGCACAACCTTTGTATTCACCGATTACCTAACCAAGGTTTCGCCGGAGTGGGCTCAAAAGGTGGGACGCGGCAACAGCGTCAACTGGCCTGCACCCAATAAAGTTGGTGGGCGCGGCAACGAAGGGGTGGCTGGCGTGGTGCGGCAAACCCCCGGGGCCATCGGCTACAACGAAGTAACCTACGCTGTACAGAACCGCATTCAGTATGGTGCCGTGATCAACCGGGCTGGCCGGGCCATTGTGGCCGATCTCCCAACCATCACTGCTGCCGCAAACGTGGTCATGCCTGGGGATGCCCGCATTTCGCTGACAGATACTAAAGCCCCCGATGGGTATCCAATCTCGAGCTTTTCTTACATACTGGCCTACGAAAAGCTGGACAAAAACAAAGCCTTCAAAAGCGAGGCGGAGGCCCGCGCCTTTGTGCAGATGCTTAAGTGGGTTGTCACAGAGGGTCAAAAGTTCAACGAGCCTCTAACCTACGCCCGCATTACCGAAGTGGCTCAAAACCGTGCGCTTGCGCTGATCTCGCGCATTACCTACCAGGACAAACCCATCGGCAAGGAGATTGTAGGCCGCTAAATACATGCTGGAGGTGGGGGTCTCATGGGCTCCCACCTCTTTTGTAAACTAAAGGCGTGCGCATGCAAGAGGTTCCTATACAGTCTCCCCTTATCAAACGAAAGCCCTCGGCAATTTACCGGGTTCTGGGCGATCGTATTTTCTTGGTTTTAGTTCTAGCGCTGGCTTTGAGCATCGTTTTGCTCACCCTGGGTCTGGGTTACTACCTCTATCTGGGTGGGTCACTGGCTATAAACAAAGAAGGGGTTTTTGGTTTCTTAACCGGAACCACCTGGGATCCGGCTTTGAAGCTCGAGTTTGGCATCTGGCCCTATGTTGTGGGAACGCTGGTTACAAGCCTAGCAGCACTAGTTTTGTCTGTTCCGGTGGCCCTTGCGGCAGCCGTCTTTACCGCCGAGTACGCTCCCCGCTGGCTGGCGGGCTTTATCAACTACCTAGTAGACCTGATGGCTGCTGTGCCGAGCGTGGTCTATGGCATCTGGGGCATCTTTGTTCTGGCCCCGTTTTTGCGAGAAATCTTTTATATGCCTGTTTTTTTGTGGGCTGCAGAAAACGCCCCCTGGTTGTCTCGCTATCTAGGTAACCCCTCTGGCTATGGCATGTTTACTGCCATCGTAATTTTGTCGAGCATGGTCATTCCCTTCACAGCCGCCCTCTCGCGCGATGCCATCAATCTGGTTCCTGCCGCCCAGCGCGAGGGTGCCTATGCCCTGGGAGCCACCCGCTGGGAGGTCATGCAAATGGTAATCCTGCCTTACGCCCGGGGTGGCATTTTCGCTGGGGCCATGCTGGCGCTGGGCCGTGCCCTGGGTGAAACAATGGCGGTAGCGATGGTAATTGGCAACGGCAACATTCTGCCCTACACCCTCTTTGGCCCCGCTTCCACCATGCCAGCCGTAATTGCCCTCGAGCTGAAAGAAGC
This window contains:
- a CDS encoding prohibitin family protein — its product is MFLLVGIVVAILGIFLLAQPGGRRALGVPLLIAGLAIAAISQSFVVVPAGHVGVVFNVFGGVQPSPLGEGFRIVIPGIQSVILYDARLKEVTLAKGPAPAGASSPGEDAINARSKEGLEIGVDITVQYRIKRDEAPQLHRNLGPGYLDTLIVPQIRSKVRDAVGLFNAAELISTQRTQLEAAVTKELREDLGAQHIELISVLLRRIDIPPSVAKVIEEKQTAEQQVQVEINRRQQAEIAAQRAVVQAKGERDAAILRAEGEAQAIRLRGEALRQSPQVIQLTVAEKLAPNINTIMVPTTGNFLLDLRSLQNLSQPAQPAR
- a CDS encoding DUF192 domain-containing protein, with translation MSQGHLRGYGLGLLALAVALSTTGYFLAGQILNRSPERMPLTPTAVARITSPGGTVELSVYRLINPRGVTLPRQSPQADRGILYSFMQPRDDGWTGLGLKTPVTVAFLDSRGKVLTILEVEPCPTPPQGNGCRVYEPGVVYRQVLEVKQGWFAQNRIGPGATVRLKPREAAP
- a CDS encoding glutaminyl-peptide cyclotransferase, yielding MARAFFTLLALLGMALAQPQIPVWGFRIVGTYPHDPQAFTQGLIYHQGFLYEGTGLYGQSSLRKVELKTGRVLQSRVLPQKYFGEGITLFQNRLYQLTWQNQEGFIYDLNFNPVGRFTYQTEGWGLTHDGQRLIMSDGSAQLFFLNPRTLRPERTLTVRAGGQPVTRLNELEYIQGRIWANIWMTHRIAIINPQSGNVEAWLDLTGLSLLAQARNPNPDAVLNGIAYDSQNQRIFVTGKLWPFLFEIEVVSNP
- the tmk gene encoding dTMP kinase; protein product: MKGLFITFEGPEGAGKSTQARLLADWLREKGREVVLTREPGGTRLGQAIRELLLHQDHMCFEAEYLLYSADRAEHMQTLIRPALERGRVVLCDRWLDSSLAYQGYGRGLNLGWLQAVASGATQGIKPRKTFLFDLPPEVGLERFEGHDRLEREPLEFHQRVRQGYLELAQAEPQRFVVLDATQPPKALFEELKGHLQNLLAEAGLDNP
- a CDS encoding Nif3-like dinuclear metal center hexameric protein, which gives rise to MYRDVLVRWLDEYLKIHDFKDPSLNGLQVEGRAEVRRIGVSVDAAQAIFDKAALAQVDFLITHHGLFWGQQFPIVGHQKKRLEKLFSAGINLYTAHLPLDAHPEVGNNAVLARELGLQSLEPFPHPKYGNIGWVGHFAEPQPLALVEERIGELTGMQPLVVRAGLEAVRRVGIVSGGGAGDVGLAKALGCDLYITGEPSHAHYHEPFELGINVIYAGHYDSETFGVKALAARLEQEFGLPWVFLEHPTGL
- a CDS encoding UDP-N-acetylmuramoyl-L-alanyl-D-glutamate--2,6-diaminopimelate ligase, whose translation is MPTLKELFALFGQSGPAQEALGITHDSRLVQPGFVFVAVPGVPLPSRKPFDGHDYIPQAIQNGAVAVVGMRALRLNVPYLQVSDSRAALADLSAAFWGYPAHKLELLGVTGSKGKTTVTVLLHHLLQAAHPPVGRLSTVGIKIGDEELFLPGHFTTPEAPQVQEMLQRFVAAGCKQAVLEVSSHALALERVRGLEYQVGIFTNLYEDHLDLHGSMENYFAEKKKLLERSRFAIVNRDNPWTRSLAGRSDTWTYGAEGDWRAQHLEQRSDGLHFEVASPIGTFAVQVPMVGSFNADNALAAMAAAARMGLSVEQLQAGLAGFPGVPGRMQLVQSEPFRVIVDFAHTGASLEAALKTLRPTTQGRLLVVIGAAGNQDPSRRVGIGRVAAQLADFAVFTEEDHRTESLEAILETMAQAHGDPRRFALIPDRREAIRYAVREAQPGDTLLFSGKGHERTLERGTETIPWNEVEEVREALREGT
- a CDS encoding histone deacetylase family protein, producing the protein MYRAYSTSHCVLELPEYHPFPKYKYAGVAEALQSHLEVRPAPAISWETLALAHSQDYLQKLRLEGLSRQESHKVGLPWSQSLLTRALHAAGGTLAATLDALQTGLGFNLAGGTHHAYSDRAEGYCLFNDVAVALAHLRAQGWQGRALIVDLDAHQGNGTAAFFRDDPTVFTLSVHAERNYPLKKEQSDLDVGLEDATGDKAYLEALEPALEQAFSHQPDLVFFNAGVDVLQNDRFGRLGLSLQGLAERDRRVLEKTQQANLPLVIVMGGGYNRDPQTTIAGHAQTYRLALEVLGTR
- a CDS encoding YceH family protein gives rise to the protein MKLLNEAEVRVLGTLIEKQYATPDHYPMTENAIRLGANQKNNRNPVTHLSEAEVREALDALQHKRLCGMFREHGARAPKYRQFLDREFKLEPPATILMALLMLRGPQTLGELRTRAESMNHRFASLQEVEAVVQSLISLAPHPLVTQLERQPGEREVRYAHLLAGTPAPIIRMESRSELERRLEALEVEVRDLRIQLEELKKALGG
- the mobA gene encoding molybdenum cofactor guanylyltransferase; its protein translation is MQWSGAILAGGASSRFGQDKALYAYRGKPLVAWVLESMAGASESFVVANRPYPGLGTMYPDLRSGGDTLTGLHAALAHARYDWVAIAACDQPFLTQDFWRFMLSQARPDSQAVVAASGSFFEPLGAFYHKSLEPEVLRRLEAGELKMQALLRSIPLVVLDKEALEARFGPHLFLNANRPQDLPDF
- the pstS gene encoding phosphate ABC transporter substrate-binding protein PstS, whose translation is MKKLLIATTTLLGLASSGLAQVSLTGAGATFPFPVLAKYFDEYLKVTNGQVRVNYQSIGSGGGQRQLIEQTVHFGVSDNPFNDQQMADIRKNTGSPALNIPFVLGAVVPTYNLPGVTQRLVFSGELLADIFLGNIKTWNDPAIVKLNEGVRLPPLPITVVHRSDGSGTTFVFTDYLTKVSPEWAQKVGRGNSVNWPAPNKVGGRGNEGVAGVVRQTPGAIGYNEVTYAVQNRIQYGAVINRAGRAIVADLPTITAAANVVMPGDARISLTDTKAPDGYPISSFSYILAYEKLDKNKAFKSEAEARAFVQMLKWVVTEGQKFNEPLTYARITEVAQNRALALISRITYQDKPIGKEIVGR
- the pstC gene encoding phosphate ABC transporter permease subunit PstC yields the protein MQEVPIQSPLIKRKPSAIYRVLGDRIFLVLVLALALSIVLLTLGLGYYLYLGGSLAINKEGVFGFLTGTTWDPALKLEFGIWPYVVGTLVTSLAALVLSVPVALAAAVFTAEYAPRWLAGFINYLVDLMAAVPSVVYGIWGIFVLAPFLREIFYMPVFLWAAENAPWLSRYLGNPSGYGMFTAIVILSSMVIPFTAALSRDAINLVPAAQREGAYALGATRWEVMQMVILPYARGGIFAGAMLALGRALGETMAVAMVIGNGNILPYTLFGPASTMPAVIALELKEAVEDLHYSAIIGVGFYLFLIAFIVNATASYLLNKLKVGEQRA